A genomic stretch from Dehalococcoidia bacterium includes:
- a CDS encoding MFS transporter, whose protein sequence is MSNRVSTQESSEIDGEAISLWRRLLSIPPALKYPQYRSYWFGTLASVCGFQMLMFSQGWLTYELTGSPLYLGYVAVASAVPSIALNLFGGVFADRLDKRKLIFYTQILTATLIFTLAFLTLFEVVRVWHIIALAFAAGAVNAFDQPARQALYPHLIDRRVIMSAVALNSAIWQGTRIVAPMIAGIIIGLIGTATAIFVAGAGFVIMAIVILTLRIPRIDIGSTGSAFGALWEGLRFISGSSIFSFLIAMTFFNSFFGMAYITMMPAFAVDVLKVGADGQGLLMTVGGVGALGVTLLLSSSANFQRKGLLIIGGGLAFGISIIAFALTSRFVGSLPLAMVLMFIMGTSSSTYMISIMSSLQLLVPDRMRGRVMGFYGMTWSIMPLGGMQAGALASFVGVPVAIAIGGGLVAAFALGPALINRQVRNIGSILMQSEQEIQSNGSDPQRVRSAS, encoded by the coding sequence GTGAGCAATAGGGTCAGCACACAGGAGTCGTCTGAGATCGACGGTGAGGCAATATCTCTCTGGAGAAGGCTGCTCTCAATACCTCCGGCGCTGAAATACCCGCAGTATCGCTCGTACTGGTTCGGTACGCTTGCATCGGTATGTGGGTTCCAGATGCTCATGTTCTCCCAGGGATGGCTTACCTATGAGTTGACCGGGTCGCCGTTGTATCTGGGTTACGTTGCAGTAGCCAGCGCGGTGCCTTCGATCGCCCTGAACCTGTTCGGGGGCGTGTTTGCTGACAGGCTGGACAAGCGCAAGCTCATCTTCTACACGCAGATCCTCACTGCCACTCTCATATTCACACTTGCATTTCTGACCCTGTTCGAGGTGGTCAGAGTCTGGCATATCATCGCTCTTGCATTCGCAGCCGGCGCGGTCAACGCCTTCGATCAGCCCGCGCGTCAGGCACTCTATCCCCACCTGATTGATCGACGCGTCATTATGAGTGCGGTCGCCCTGAACTCAGCGATCTGGCAGGGAACGCGCATCGTCGCCCCTATGATCGCAGGAATCATCATCGGCCTGATCGGAACCGCGACTGCGATCTTTGTTGCTGGCGCGGGATTTGTCATTATGGCAATCGTCATTCTGACACTACGAATACCGAGGATCGACATCGGGTCCACGGGAAGCGCTTTTGGTGCACTGTGGGAAGGCCTCAGGTTTATATCGGGAAGTTCGATTTTCTCATTCCTGATTGCGATGACTTTCTTTAACAGCTTCTTCGGAATGGCATATATCACCATGATGCCGGCGTTTGCGGTCGACGTCTTGAAAGTTGGCGCCGATGGGCAGGGTCTCCTCATGACAGTGGGCGGTGTGGGCGCCCTCGGTGTAACCCTGCTTCTTAGCTCATCGGCTAACTTCCAGAGGAAAGGGCTGCTGATAATCGGTGGCGGACTCGCCTTCGGGATCTCGATAATTGCTTTTGCTTTAACATCAAGGTTCGTAGGTTCTCTGCCTCTGGCGATGGTCCTTATGTTCATCATGGGCACTTCGAGTTCGACTTACATGATCTCGATCATGAGCTCTCTGCAACTCCTGGTACCTGACAGGATGCGCGGTCGTGTGATGGGCTTCTACGGGATGACGTGGAGCATCATGCCGCTCGGAGGAATGCAGGCTGGAGCCTTGGCCTCTTTCGTCGGCGTTCCTGTCGCAATTGCGATCGGAGGAGGGCTGGTCGCGGCGTTCGCGCTCGGTCCAGCTTTAATCAATCGCCAGGTGCGTAACATAGGTTCGATCCTCATGCAGAGCGAGCAGGAGATCCAGTCGAACGGATCTGACCCCCAACGAGTTCGTTCAGCATCCTGA
- the glmS gene encoding glutamine--fructose-6-phosphate transaminase (isomerizing) produces MCGIIGYAGRHQAAELLIQGLGTLEYRGYDSAGIAVVGPDGNISVRKRVGKLSNLQTALNGDMPEGRLGIGHTRWATHGAPSDTNAHPHSDCKGDVVVVHNGIVENYQELKRELAGGGHVFESQTDSECIPHLIEDGIEKGLSLEEAVTDAAQQIRGASAVVAFSTRDPDKIVGLRLGNAGGIVVGKNDEGVFLSSDLPALLPHTRSVYYLNAGEIAVLNPDGMAFRCVDGTSITKLPTSIPYDPLSSAKGAFSHFMHKEIHEQPEAIVNGLRGRVSFEDQSVDLAELGLSDELIGSIDRVVFLGMGTSLHAAMIGRHWMESLARIPSEYDNSSEFRYRSPIMDSRTLVVSVCQSGETVDTLAAMELARDLGAPQVTLCNYPGTQTTRIAEHSLLLRAGLETGVAASKTFISSLISLLLLALDVATRRGQIGQGRREALVTEITRLPDMLGAMLTNESVYKEIARKYGRQSDFLFLGRGFGFPMAMEGALKLKEISYIHAEGYPAGEMKHGPISLIDEDMPVVAIAPSDSLRDKMQSNISEVRARGGNIIAVVSEGDTETSALADDVIAIPNVSEIINPFPVSIAMQLIAYHIGVRRGCDIDQPRNLAKTVTVE; encoded by the coding sequence ATGTGCGGAATAATCGGCTATGCGGGCCGGCACCAGGCGGCCGAGCTCTTGATTCAGGGATTGGGTACCCTGGAATACCGTGGCTACGATAGCGCTGGAATCGCCGTCGTTGGACCGGACGGAAACATATCCGTTCGCAAGCGTGTGGGGAAGCTCTCCAACCTGCAAACTGCGCTAAATGGTGACATGCCTGAGGGAAGACTCGGGATAGGTCACACCAGATGGGCGACTCACGGTGCTCCTTCGGACACAAACGCCCACCCACATAGTGACTGCAAGGGCGACGTGGTCGTCGTTCACAACGGGATCGTCGAGAACTACCAGGAACTCAAGCGAGAGTTGGCAGGCGGCGGTCACGTGTTCGAGTCCCAGACCGACTCAGAGTGCATACCCCACTTGATCGAGGACGGCATTGAGAAAGGACTCTCCCTCGAAGAAGCCGTTACTGATGCGGCTCAACAGATCAGGGGAGCCAGCGCAGTTGTAGCCTTCTCTACGAGGGACCCGGACAAGATCGTTGGCCTGAGACTCGGCAACGCCGGAGGTATAGTCGTTGGCAAGAATGATGAGGGGGTCTTCCTATCGTCAGATCTTCCGGCCCTACTCCCTCATACCCGAAGTGTGTACTACCTGAACGCGGGGGAGATTGCTGTCCTGAACCCCGATGGGATGGCTTTCAGGTGCGTCGACGGCACCTCCATTACCAAGCTTCCGACTAGCATTCCCTATGATCCCCTGTCTTCCGCTAAAGGCGCATTCAGCCACTTTATGCACAAGGAGATTCACGAGCAGCCCGAAGCCATCGTTAATGGTCTGCGGGGTCGTGTTTCATTCGAAGACCAATCTGTAGACCTGGCCGAACTCGGTCTAAGTGATGAACTGATAGGCTCCATTGATCGTGTAGTGTTCCTGGGGATGGGCACCAGCTTGCATGCTGCCATGATTGGAAGACACTGGATGGAGTCACTGGCGAGGATTCCATCTGAGTATGACAATTCCTCTGAGTTCAGGTATAGATCTCCCATAATGGACTCGCGAACGCTGGTCGTCTCAGTCTGCCAGTCAGGCGAGACCGTCGACACCTTGGCCGCCATGGAGTTGGCGAGAGATCTCGGAGCCCCACAGGTCACTCTCTGCAACTATCCAGGCACACAGACCACTCGAATCGCTGAACACTCCCTGCTTCTTCGTGCCGGACTCGAGACTGGAGTGGCGGCGTCCAAGACGTTTATTTCGTCCCTCATCTCCCTACTTCTGCTGGCGCTGGACGTCGCTACCCGCAGAGGTCAGATTGGACAAGGTCGGAGAGAGGCGCTCGTGACTGAGATCACCCGCCTACCGGACATGCTTGGCGCAATGCTGACCAATGAATCTGTCTATAAGGAAATCGCCCGTAAGTATGGCCGTCAGTCGGACTTCCTCTTCCTGGGAAGGGGTTTCGGATTTCCAATGGCAATGGAAGGTGCGCTAAAGCTGAAAGAGATCAGTTACATTCACGCCGAAGGGTATCCGGCGGGCGAGATGAAACACGGGCCTATTTCCCTGATCGATGAAGATATGCCCGTGGTTGCCATCGCCCCTTCTGATTCCTTGCGGGACAAGATGCAGTCCAACATCAGCGAGGTGAGGGCGCGCGGCGGAAACATCATCGCTGTAGTGTCGGAGGGCGACACAGAAACCTCAGCGCTGGCGGACGACGTGATAGCTATCCCTAACGTGTCGGAAATCATCAATCCGTTCCCGGTGTCCATCGCCATGCAACTGATTGCGTATCACATAGGAGTTCGTAGAGGCTGCGACATTGACCAGCCTAGGAACCTTGCAAAGACAGTTACAGTAGAGTAA
- a CDS encoding 1-acyl-sn-glycerol-3-phosphate acyltransferase, with product MGPLIVIANHLSNLDPSFLGASVPRRLNYLAKDNLFRAVGPVGRWYLRSYGAFPIDRVGVDAKAFRWALRQLQQDAALVIFPEGTRSRTASLNEAKAGAVSLILKSGAPVLPVGITGTERMQPFLRVVNPTGKIRVNIGQPFSLPNIEGRPSRELLRSMTTDMMHRVCDLLPESYHGFYSRSQVQKSGPAVTSH from the coding sequence ATGGGACCGCTGATTGTAATCGCAAACCATCTGAGCAACCTGGATCCATCTTTCCTCGGGGCCAGTGTCCCCAGACGTCTGAATTACCTGGCCAAGGACAATTTGTTCAGAGCCGTAGGCCCAGTCGGCCGATGGTACTTGCGCAGCTATGGCGCGTTTCCCATAGACCGGGTCGGAGTAGATGCCAAGGCGTTTCGGTGGGCCCTGAGACAGCTCCAGCAGGATGCAGCGCTTGTAATCTTCCCGGAGGGAACACGCAGCCGGACTGCAAGCCTCAACGAAGCCAAGGCTGGCGCCGTCTCTCTTATCCTGAAGTCCGGTGCCCCAGTGCTTCCCGTTGGGATTACAGGCACGGAGCGAATGCAGCCTTTCTTAAGAGTCGTCAACCCTACGGGCAAGATCCGTGTAAACATCGGGCAGCCATTCTCACTTCCCAACATAGAAGGTCGTCCCAGCCGGGAACTGCTGCGCTCCATGACCACTGACATGATGCACCGCGTCTGCGACCTGCTTCCCGAGTCGTACCATGGATTCTACTCGAGATCTCAGGTACAGAAAAGTGGTCCCGCGGTGACATCGCATTGA
- a CDS encoding (d)CMP kinase: MVIEAVAIDGPVASGKTSVGARVAERLGYAFLDTGLMYRAATWKAVHSGLDMNDEHSLTKMTESMTVTLSSDDMGGRLIVDEVDVTDHLRTTDIDRNVSAVSAVKGVRSALTPHQRLIAESGPIVMVGRDIGTVVLTDARTKVYLDASVQTRATRRHAEMQASGADVDFNQVVADTVRRDRIDSERVEAPLSAAVDAFILETDCLSLDEVVEQIVRLVERR, encoded by the coding sequence TTGGTGATCGAAGCAGTCGCGATCGATGGGCCGGTCGCCTCCGGCAAGACATCAGTTGGTGCCCGTGTAGCAGAGCGACTGGGCTATGCCTTTCTGGACACCGGACTGATGTACCGTGCCGCAACGTGGAAGGCTGTCCATTCAGGTCTTGATATGAACGACGAGCACAGCCTCACAAAGATGACCGAATCTATGACTGTTACGTTGTCTTCTGACGACATGGGTGGCCGCCTGATTGTCGATGAAGTCGATGTAACCGATCATCTCAGGACGACAGACATTGATCGCAACGTTTCGGCAGTCTCTGCTGTTAAGGGGGTCAGGAGCGCGCTGACTCCCCACCAGAGACTCATCGCTGAAAGCGGGCCTATTGTAATGGTGGGGCGTGACATAGGCACTGTTGTGCTGACAGATGCCCGCACCAAGGTTTATCTAGATGCTTCTGTTCAAACACGGGCCACTAGAAGACACGCAGAAATGCAAGCTTCTGGTGCAGATGTTGATTTTAACCAGGTAGTGGCCGACACGGTGAGAAGGGACAGGATAGACTCGGAACGGGTCGAGGCGCCCCTCAGCGCGGCCGTCGACGCTTTCATTCTGGAAACCGATTGTCTATCATTAGACGAGGTGGTCGAGCAGATCGTTAGATTGGTCGAGCGACGATAG
- a CDS encoding CoA transferase: MAPTRALEGARIVEMGQLIAVPFAAKMLGDMGAEVIRIESCTRMDGYRVSSFYENDSSGEFWNRAVNFYEQNRGKRSLTLDLAQSVGIETLVDLIAISDVFIENFTPRVISNFGLEYDDLREVKPDIIMVSSTGYGYTGPWSGFGAIGYGTEAACGLAAVTGYIDGPPAIPELPYADYTAGEHTVFAIMAALMHRAVTGQGQLIDVSQTQTLTATVPEPLMDYSFNGRVAGTSGNRDDRYAPQGTYPCKGDDSWISLSVRSDGEWAAFCEVLERPEWVGDSRFADGLSRFKNHDLLDDLVSDVTVGWAAADLQARLQAVGVPAGEVLDGKALLFNDHLNARGFYEVVEHAESTGMPPLPYAGRPWRFGETPGTIRSAAPTLGEHNKEVLSGLLGLNDPNIAEMTGAGVIGTSPANPRASRQTTNETQLSQGRIVRWEPDFEDQVRRKFDTG; this comes from the coding sequence ATGGCACCGACAAGGGCCCTGGAGGGCGCGCGGATAGTCGAAATGGGTCAACTTATTGCGGTCCCATTCGCTGCCAAGATGCTTGGCGATATGGGTGCCGAGGTCATACGCATCGAGTCCTGCACACGCATGGACGGGTATCGAGTTTCCAGCTTCTACGAGAATGACAGCTCTGGGGAATTCTGGAATCGGGCCGTCAACTTCTACGAGCAAAACAGGGGCAAGCGGAGCCTAACGCTTGATCTGGCCCAGTCCGTTGGGATTGAGACTCTAGTCGATCTGATCGCCATTAGTGATGTGTTCATCGAGAATTTCACTCCTCGCGTGATTTCGAACTTTGGCCTGGAATACGACGATCTGCGTGAGGTCAAACCCGACATCATCATGGTCTCGTCCACGGGCTATGGCTACACTGGGCCGTGGAGCGGATTCGGCGCCATTGGTTATGGGACAGAGGCCGCTTGCGGTCTTGCTGCCGTAACTGGGTACATAGACGGACCTCCCGCCATCCCGGAACTACCCTACGCTGATTACACCGCAGGCGAGCACACAGTGTTCGCCATCATGGCAGCTCTTATGCATCGAGCCGTCACAGGCCAGGGCCAGCTCATTGACGTCTCCCAGACCCAGACTCTTACCGCCACAGTTCCCGAGCCGCTGATGGACTATTCCTTCAATGGCCGTGTGGCAGGGACTTCCGGCAATCGCGACGATAGATACGCGCCGCAGGGGACCTATCCGTGCAAGGGTGACGACAGTTGGATTTCACTTAGTGTCAGATCAGATGGCGAGTGGGCTGCATTCTGTGAGGTGCTGGAGCGACCCGAGTGGGTTGGCGACTCTCGCTTCGCCGACGGTCTTTCAAGATTCAAGAATCACGACCTGCTGGACGACCTCGTTTCTGATGTTACCGTCGGCTGGGCTGCGGCCGACCTTCAGGCCCGGCTTCAAGCCGTCGGCGTGCCAGCAGGGGAAGTACTGGACGGCAAGGCGCTTCTTTTCAACGACCACCTCAACGCCCGGGGGTTCTACGAAGTCGTAGAACACGCGGAATCGACTGGGATGCCTCCCCTGCCCTATGCAGGCAGGCCATGGAGGTTTGGGGAGACGCCTGGGACTATCAGGTCTGCTGCACCAACTCTTGGGGAACACAACAAAGAGGTGCTTTCCGGTCTCCTGGGTTTGAATGACCCCAATATTGCAGAAATGACCGGCGCGGGCGTGATCGGTACCTCTCCTGCCAATCCACGGGCCTCACGACAGACAACAAACGAAACCCAACTGTCGCAAGGCCGGATCGTGAGATGGGAGCCGGACTTCGAAGACCAGGTGAGGCGCAAGTTTGACACGGGCTGA